A single genomic interval of bacterium harbors:
- a CDS encoding CDP-alcohol phosphatidyltransferase family protein, with translation MNLPNLLSLLRIGLLPFMVLCLKAGRNEWALGLMLLAVATDYFDGFFARRLGQVTDSGKILDPLADKICVNTLTMALWLWRGFPLWAAVLIVIRDLMIVAGALFMMKKRKMVPVSNWPGKWAVTFMAATIICYSVNWQPWGLYLLYGSVVMVVVSVVMYAKRIFS, from the coding sequence ATGAACCTTCCCAATCTCCTCTCCCTGCTGCGGATCGGCCTGCTGCCGTTCATGGTGCTCTGCCTGAAGGCCGGGCGGAATGAATGGGCCCTGGGCCTGATGCTGCTGGCGGTGGCCACCGATTATTTTGACGGGTTCTTTGCCCGCCGGCTGGGGCAGGTCACGGATTCCGGAAAGATACTGGACCCGCTGGCCGACAAGATCTGCGTCAACACCCTGACCATGGCGCTGTGGCTGTGGCGGGGCTTTCCGCTGTGGGCGGCCGTTCTGATAGTGATTAGGGACTTGATGATTGTGGCGGGTGCGTTGTTCATGATGAAAAAGAGGAAGATGGTGCCGGTATCCAACTGGCCGGGGAAGTGGGCGGTCACCTTCATGGCGGCCACCATAATCTGTTATTCGGTGAACTGGCAGCCCTGGGGGTTGTATCTGTTGTATGGTTCCGTGGTGATGGTAGTGGTTTCCGTTGTAATGTATGCAAAAAGGATATTCAGCTGA
- a CDS encoding DUF4412 domain-containing protein, with amino-acid sequence MKRTLLLAAAAMIIWAGQALAGMEWKSKITSTVKGKEKVTLINGYAQGGNVREDFIEVPKDQGDLSKKGMYWIYLGQSGKVQIVDPKKKTYLEMSLDSVLALAGALSQVMQITVSNAQVKVNSLAAEKVLDYDCKHLSVESAYDMEIKMLFIKSKSHIDETREMWGTSALPLTEMAASYRFKSFKLGIKELDAMLKSQAAAYQSLGFILKSAVTQNTTDEKGKVQTTVTRMDVTEMTVKDVSADLFNVPEGYTKEEMAQIPGR; translated from the coding sequence ATGAAAAGAACCTTACTGCTGGCTGCGGCCGCAATGATCATTTGGGCCGGGCAGGCCCTGGCCGGGATGGAGTGGAAATCCAAGATAACCAGCACCGTCAAGGGCAAGGAGAAGGTGACCCTGATCAACGGCTATGCCCAGGGCGGCAACGTGCGGGAGGATTTCATAGAGGTCCCCAAGGACCAGGGCGATCTCAGCAAAAAAGGGATGTACTGGATATACCTGGGCCAGAGCGGCAAAGTGCAGATAGTAGACCCCAAGAAGAAGACCTACCTTGAGATGTCCCTGGACTCGGTGCTGGCCCTGGCCGGGGCGCTAAGCCAGGTGATGCAGATAACCGTCAGCAACGCCCAGGTCAAGGTCAACAGCCTGGCCGCGGAGAAGGTCCTGGATTACGACTGCAAGCATTTGTCGGTGGAAAGCGCCTACGACATGGAGATCAAGATGCTGTTCATCAAGTCCAAGTCGCACATTGACGAGACCCGGGAGATGTGGGGCACCTCGGCCCTGCCGCTGACGGAAATGGCCGCGTCCTACAGGTTCAAGTCCTTTAAGCTGGGGATCAAGGAGCTGGATGCGATGCTGAAGAGCCAGGCTGCGGCCTACCAGTCGCTGGGTTTCATCCTGAAATCGGCCGTCACTCAGAACACCACCGACGAGAAGGGCAAGGTCCAGACCACCGTCACCAGGATGGATGTGACCGAGATGACGGTGAAGGATGTCAGCGCCGACCTGTTCAATGTCCCGGAAGGGTACACCAAGGAGGAAATGGCGCAGATCCCGGGCAGGTAG